One region of Arachis duranensis cultivar V14167 unplaced genomic scaffold, aradu.V14167.gnm2.J7QH unplaced_Scaffold_56724, whole genome shotgun sequence genomic DNA includes:
- the LOC107472336 gene encoding uncharacterized protein LOC107472336 — MSLSKLHEDGASNHTFGRAGIILESPTGVVYEQSIKFKFPVSNNQAEYETLLGRLVLAKEVEATRIEVCSDSQVVTSQIKGTYQTRDSLLQKCLEKVKRISEQFEEVTVQHVPRERNARADLLSKLASTKPGTGNRSLIQGLIKEPAVTLHITKEDPSWMNPITDFLRIGKLPGDEKVAKALRREVARYAIIQGQLFKKGLSQPLLKCLHPSQTGYVLREVHEGFCDHHIGGKALARNLIRDSYYWPSMMKDSKEFVKKYVKCQENANFHKAPTTELSLLISSRPFSHWGVDLLGPFPVGPGQVKYLIVAIDYYTKWIEAELLASISSSNFQKFMWRQIVTRFGIPEVVISDNGTQFTDKKFGEFLAGLGIKQKFSSVEQPQTNGQVEAANKVILLGLKKRLDQKRGHGRTSSLQSYGPIAQPSNRPPRRPLFD, encoded by the coding sequence atgagTTTATCAAAGCTCCATGAAGACGGTGCCTCTAACCATACATTCGGCAGAGCAGGGATAATCTTGGAAAGCCCAACTGGGGTCGTTTACGAACAGTCAATCAAGTTCAAGTTCCCAGTgtcaaacaatcaagcggagTACGAGACCCTTCTGGGCAGATTAGTCTTGGCCAAAGAAGTCGAAGCCACAAGAATTGAAGTGTGTAGCGACTCGCAGGTCGTTACTTCTCAGATCAAGGGGACCTACCAAACCAGGGACTCCTTGTTACAGAAATGTCTGGAGAAGGTCAAAAGGATAAGCGAACAATTCGAGGAGGTCACAGTCCAACACGTTCCAAGAGAAAGGAACGCTCGAGCAGACCTCCTGTCTAAGCTAGCGAGCACCAAACCTGGGACGGGCAACCGGTCTCTCATTCAAGGGCTAATAAAAGAGCCAGCGGTCACCCTCCACATAACAAAGGAAGATCCCTCCTGGATGAACCCGATTACCGACTTCCTGAGAATCGGCAAGCTCCCTGGCGATGAGAAGGTGGCCAAAGCGTTAAGGAGGGAAGTGGCCAGATATGCGATCATACAAGGTCAATTATTCAAGAAGGGACTCAGCCAACCCTTGCTGAAATGCTTGCATCCAAGCCAAACAGGTTATGTGCTCAGAGAGGTCCATGAAGGATTCTGTGATCACCACATTGGGGGCAAAGCTCTAGCGAGGAATCTTATCAGAGATAGTTATTACTGGCCATCGATGATGAAGGACTCTAAAGAGTTCGTGAAGAAGTACGTCAAATGCCAGGAGAACGCAAATTTTCACAAAGCGCCGACAACCGAGCTAAGTTTGTTGATTTCTTCCCGACCTTTCTCGCACTGGGGAGTCGACCTCCTGGGTCCCTTCCCGGTAGGCCCAGGGCAAGTCAAGTACCTTATAGTCGCTATTGACTATTATACCAAGTGGATAGAGGCCGAACTGCTGGCCAGCATATCCTCGTCCAATTTCCAAAAGTTCATGTGGAGACAGATAGTAACTCGATTCGGCATCCCTGAGGTCGTAATCTCTGATAACGGGACGCAGTTCACTGATAAGAAGTTCGGAGAGTTCCTCGCCGGCCTGGGCATAAAGCAAAAGTTCTCATCTGTGGAACAGCCCCAGACGAATGGCCAAGTTGAGGCTGCCAATAAGGTCATCTTGCTAGGTCTCAAGAAACGGCTAGATCAGAAAAGGGGGCATGGGCGAACGAGCTCGCTTCAATCCTATGGTCCTATCGCACAACCCAGCAATCGTCCACCGAGGAGACCCCTTTTTGACTAA